A genomic segment from Corylus avellana chromosome ca5, CavTom2PMs-1.0 encodes:
- the LOC132180755 gene encoding 12-oxophytodienoate reductase 2-like, with amino-acid sequence MAQAPTINPLLTPYKMGNFNLCHRVVLAPLARMRFYGNIPQPHAILYYSQRTSKGGFLIAEATGVSDTALGYPNASGIWTKEQVEAWKPIVDAVHAKGGVFFCQLWHAGRVSNQDFQPNGQAPISSTDKPLTVEGLDGAHFTPPRRLTTDEIAQIANDFRIAAKNAIEAGFDGIEIHGAHGYLIDQFMKDGVNDRIDQCGGSLENRCRFALEVVEAVANEIGADKVGIRLSPFADYMESEDSNPKALGLYMAESLNKYGILYCHMVEPRMKTVGEKSESPHSLLPMRKAFRGTFLVAGGYEREDGNNAIAENHADLVVYGRLFLANPDLPKRFKLNAPLNKYNRETFYISDPVVGYTDYPFLEDNS; translated from the exons ATGGCTCAAGCTCCCACCATTAATCCTCTTCTTACTCCATATAAAATGGGGAACTTCAATCTATGCCATAG aGTAGTATTGGCACCACTAGCCAGAATGAGATTTTATGGTAATATTCCTCAGCCACATGCTATCTTATATTATTCTCAGAGAACTTCTAAAGGTGGTTTTTTAATAGCTGAAGCAACTGGAGTTTCTGACACCGCTTTGGG GTATCCTAATGCATCCGGTATATGGACAAAAGAGCAAGTTGAAGCATGGAAACCCATCGTGGATGCTGTCCACGCCAAAGGTGGAGTCTTCTTTTGTCAACTTTGGCATGCAGGGAGGGTTTCAAATCAAG ATTTTCAGCCAAATGGGCAAGCTCCAATTTCTTCTACTGACAAGCCTTTGACCGTTGAGGGACTTGATGGTGCACATTTCACTCCTCCACGGCGGCTAACGACAGATGAAATTGCTCAAATTGCCAATGATTTTAGAATTGCAGCAAAGAATGCTATTGAAGCTG GTTTTGATGGAATTGAGATCCATGGGGCCCATGGTTACCTAATTGACCAATTTATGAAAGATGGGGTGAATGATCGAATAGACCAATGTGGTGGATCCCTTGAAAATCGTTGTCGATTTGCTTTGGAAGTAGTTGAAGCTGTTGCTAATGAGATAGGAGcagacaaagttggaataaggTTATCTCCTTTTGCAGACTATATGGAATCTGAAGACTCTAATCCAAAAGCATTAGGGCTTTATATGGCAGAGTCCTTAAACAAATATGGTATTCTTTATTGCCACATGGTTGAGCCAAGAATGAAGACAGTTGGAGAAAAAAGTGAGTCCCCACATAGTCTTTTGCCAATGAGAAAGGCTTTTAGGGGTACTTTTCTTGTTGCGGGAGGTTATGAAAGGGAAGACGGGAACAATGCCATTGCTGAAAACCATGCAGATCTTGTTGTTTATGGTCGTCTGTTTTTAGCCAATCCAGATTTGCCAAAGAGATTTAAGCTGAATGCTCCTCTCAACAAGTACAATAGAGAAACATTCTATATCTCTGATCCGGTTGTTGGTTACACTGATTATCCATTTCTTGAAGACAATTCATGA
- the LOC132182591 gene encoding putative 12-oxophytodienoate reductase 11: MALQAPTPIPLLTPYKMGNFNLCHRVVLAPLTRMRSYGNVPQPNAILYYSQRTSKGGLLISEATGVSDTAQGYPNTPGIWTKEQVEAWKPIVDAVHAKGGVFFCQLWHVGRVSNQDFQPNGQAPISSTDKPLTVEGFHGAHSTPPRRLRTDEIPQIVNDFRIAARNAIEAGFDGVEIHGAHGYLIDQFMKDEVNDRTDQYGGSLENRCRFALEIVKAITNEIGADKVGIRLSPFADFMESRDSNPKALGLYMAESLNKYEILYCHMVEPRMKNAFEKSESPHSLLPMRKAFRGTFLVAGGYEREDGNNAIAKNHGDLVVYGRLFISNPDLPKRFELNAPLNKYNRDTFYISDPIVGYTDYPFLEDTS; this comes from the exons ATGGCTCTTCAAGCTCCCACCCCCATTCCTCTTCTTACTCCTTACAAAATGGGGAACTTCAATCTATGCCATAG AGTAGTTTTGGCACCACTTACCAGAATGAGATCTTATGGCAATGTTCCTCAGCCGAAtgctattttatattattctcagAGAACCTCAAAAGGCGGTCTTTTAATATCTGAAGCAACTGGAGTTTCTGATACTGCTCAGGG GTATCCTAATACACCTGGTATATGGACAAAAGAGCAAGTTGAAGCATGGAAACCCATCGTGGATGCTGTTCATGCCAAAGGTGGAGTCTTCTTTTGTCAGCTTTGGCATGTGGGGAGGGTTTCAAATCAAG ATTTTCAGCCAAATGGGCAAGCTCCAATTTCTTCTACTGACAAGCCTTTGACCGTTGAGGGATTTCATGGTGCACATTCCACTCCTCCACGGCGGCTAAGGACAGATGAAATTCCTCAAATTGTCAATGATTTTAGAATTGCAGCAAGGAATGCTATTGAAGCTG GTTTTGACGGAGTTGAGATCCACGGGGCTCATGGCTATCTAATTGACCAGTTTATGAAAGATGAAGTAAATGATCGAACTGACCAATATGGTGGATCCCTTGAGAATCGTTGTCGATTTGCTCTAGAAATAGTGAAAGCTATTACTAATGAGATAGGAGcagacaaagttggaataaggCTATCTCCTTTTGCAGACTTTATGGAATCTAGAGACTCAAATCCAAAAGCATTGGGGCTTTACATGGCAGAGTCTTTAAACAAATATGAGATTCTTTATTGCCACATGGTTGAGCCAAGAATGAAGAATGCTTTTGAAAAAAGTGAATCCCCACACAGTCTTCTACCAATGAGAAAGGCTTTTAGAGGTACTTTCCTTGTTGCTGGGGGTTATGAAAGAGAAGATGGGAACAATGCCATTGCTAAAAATCATGGAGATCTTGTTGTTTATGGTCGCTTGTTTATATCCAATCCAGATTTGCCTAAGAGATTTGAGCTCAATGCTCCTCTCAACAAATACAATAGAGATACATTTTACATCTCGGATCCTATTGTTGGTTACACTGATTATCCATTTCTTGAAGACACTTCATGA
- the LOC132182035 gene encoding uncharacterized protein LOC132182035, whose product MLQLRAATGREDQAEVHLVMEVPEATKFRTTGLAYAMKVEILFRDITATGEGSWAPSIGLVPNDIGFIDSAEVMLNEYDNVVEGLDVLDDEPNLNTHGIDDILADLDTRDKGNKKFGLAVQCKKRKKGVEIVSQHLSRICDVIESKNTMTSKSYYKPGCNIEEVMDVVRGIAERENDIDILKFAAEVFLKRSHRKMFVTIKEPWLQIDFIKRMGNREINHRSMD is encoded by the exons ATGCTGCAGTTGAGAGCTGCTACAGGGAGAGAGGATCAAGCAGAGGTTCATCTCGTTATG GAAGTTCCAGAAGCAACCAAGTTTCGCACAACAGGTTTGGCTTATGCTATGAAGGTGGAGatattgtttagagatataaCTGCCACTGGGGAGGGATCTTGGGCACCATCCATAGGGTTGGTTCCTAATGATATTGGTTTCATAGATAGTGCAGAAGTAATGCTTAATGAATATGACAATGTTGTAGAAGGtttagatgttttggatgatgaaCCAAATCTCAATACACATGGCATTGATGATATTCTTGCTGATTTAGATACGCGGGATAAAGGAAATAAGAAGTTTGGTCTTGCGGTTCaatgtaagaaaagaaagaaaggagttgAAATTGTTAGTCAACATTTGAGTCGTATTTGTGatgtaatagaaagtaagaatacAATGACATCTAAGAGCTACTATAAGCCTGGATGTAATATTGAAGAAGTCATGGATGTTGTTCGGGGGATtgctgaaagagaaaatgacattgatATCCTTAAGTTTGCAGCAGAGGTATTTCTTAAGAGATCACATAGAAAGATGTTTGTGACTATTAAAGAGCCATGGTTGCAGATTGACTTTATCAAGCGAATgggaaatagagaaattaacCATCGTAGCATGgattaa
- the LOC132182502 gene encoding 12-oxophytodienoate reductase 1-like yields the protein MAQAPTIPLLSPYKMGNFNLCHRVVLAPLGRSRSYGNVPQPHAILYYSQRTSKGGLLIAEATAISDSTALGYPNASGIWTKEQVEAWKPIVDAVHAKGGVFFCQLWHAGRVSNQDFQPNGQAPISSTDKPLTVEGLDGAHFTPPRRLRTDEIPQIVNDFRIAAKNAIEAGFDGIEIHGAHGFLIDQFLKDGVNDRTDQYGGSVENRCRFALEVVEAVANEIGADKVGIRLSPFADYMESGDSNPKVLGLYMAESLNKYEILYCHMVEPRMKITGEKSESPYSLLPMRKAFKGTFLVAGGYEREDGNNAIAKNHTDLVVYGRLFLANPDLPKRFELNAPLNKYNRDTFYTSDPVVGYTDYPFLEDTS from the exons ATGGCTCAAGCTCCCACCattcctcttctttctccttacAAAATGGGGAACTTCAATCTATGCCATAG aGTAGTATTGGCACCACTGGGCAGATCGAGATCTTATGGTAATGTTCCTCAGCCACATGCTATCTTATATTATTCTCAAAGAACTTCTAAAGGTGGTCTTTTAATAGCGGAAGCAACTGCAATTTCTGATAGTACCGCTCTGGG GTATCCTAATGCATCCGGTATATGGACAAAAGAGCAAGTTGAAGCATGGAAACCCATCGTGGATGCTGTCCACGCCAAAGGTGGAGTCTTCTTTTGTCAACTTTGGCATGCAGGGAGGGTTTCAAATCAAG ATTTTCAGCCAAATGGGCAAGCTCCAATTTCTTCTACTGACAAGCCTTTGACCGTTGAGGGACTTGATGGTGCACATTTCACTCCTCCACGGCGGCTAAGGACAGATGAAATTCCTCAAATTGTCAATGATTTTAGAATTGCCGCAAAGAATGCTATTGAAGCTG GTTTTGATGGAATTGAGATCCATGGGGCTCATGGTTTCTTAATTGACCAGTTTTTGAAAGATGGAGTGAATGATCGAACAGACCAATATGGTGGATCAGTTGAGAATCGTTGTCGATTTGCTTTGGAAGTAGTCGAAGCTGTTGCTAATGAGATAGGTGcagacaaagttggaataaggTTATCTCCTTTTGCGGACTATATGGAATCTGGAGACTCTAATCCAAAAGTATTGGGGCTTTACATGGCAGAGTCCTTAAACAAATATGAGATTCTTTATTGCCACATGGTTGAGCCAAGAATGAAGATAACTGGAGAAAAAAGTGAATCCCCATACAGCCTTTTGCCAATGAGAAAGGCTTTTAAGGGTACTTTCCTTGTTGCTGGAGGTTATGAAAGGGAAGATGGGAACAATGCCATTGCTAAAAACCATACAGATCTTGTTGTTTATGGTCGTCTATTTTTAGCCAATCCAGATTTGCCTAAGAGATTTGAGCTCAATGCGCCTCTCAACAAGTACAATAGAGATACATTCTACACCTCTGATCCTGTTGTTGGTTACACTGATTATCCATTTCTTGAAGACACTTCATGA
- the LOC132182562 gene encoding uncharacterized protein LOC132182562 produces the protein MGSTSSWPGWPPLSKILFLLNLGYHLAHASEKYISAIGDPGMKNPNVRVGLEAWNFCNEVGAEAPKMGSPRLADCADLYCPLIVDSLGCTAKCEVHHKVNESDNSLGAGNEFPVTGFKSYTDPDLFAVEKELYLGSLCEVQDSSNPWHFWMIMLKNGNFDKNTTLCPENGNNVSKIITSRNFPCFGEGCMNQPLVYHNYSTLVSSEDQTVSLAGGFYGTYDLDADLSKGTGKNSYFSVSWKKNLSTGSWIFSQRLTTSLKYPWLMLYLRADATEGFNGGYHYSSRGIIKKLPESPNFKVKLTLDVKQGGGANSQFYLLDIGSCWKNNGDPCDGNVLTDVTRYSEMIINPATTSWCRPDNLVSCPPYHVSPTGEKIYRNETSRFPYSAYHLYCSPGNAKYREEPYDICDPYSNPQAQELVQILPHPEWAVHGYPKKKGDGWIGDPRTWVLDVGALSSRLYFYQDPGTKPARRVWSSLNVGTEIYVSPAGVTAEWTVSDFDVLVPEHVTTSCDGFY, from the exons ATGGGTTCTACATCCTCCTGGCCTGGCTGGCCACCTCtttctaaaatattatttcttttgaatttgGGTTATCATTTAGCCCACGCCTCAGAGAAGTACATATCAGCCATAGGAGACCCCGGAATGAAGAACCCAAATGTGAGAGTTGGATTGGAAGCGTGGAACTTTTGCAACGAAGTTGGAGCGGAAGCTCCCAAAATGGGCAGCCCCAGGCTGGCTGATTGTGCTGACTTGTACTGCCCTTTGATCGTTG ATTCCTTGGGCTGCACTGCAAAGTGTGAAGTACATCACAAAGTGAATGAGTCAGATAACAGCTTGGGGGCTGGTAATGAGTTTCCTGTAACGGGATTCAAGTCATACACAGACCCTGATCTGTTTGCTGTGGAAAAGGAACTGTATCTTGGTTCTCTGTGTGAGGTGCAGGATTCCTCAAATCCATGGCACTTCTGGATGATTATGCTCAAGAATGGTAACTTTGACAAGAACACTACTCTTTGTCCTGAGAATGGCAACAATGTCAGTAAAATCATAACAAGCAGGAATTTTCCGTGTTTCGGTGAAGGATGTATGAATCAGCCACTTGTATACCATAATTACTCTACATTAGTTTCTTCTGAGGATCAAACAGTGTCTTTAGCAGGAGGGTTTTATGGAACATATGACCTTGATGCTGATTTGAGCAAAGGTACAGGGAAGAACTCCTACTTCTCTGTCTCATGGAAGAAGAATTTGAGCACAGGAAGTTGGATTTTCTCGCAACGATTAACAACATCTTTAAAGTATCCTTGGCTCATGTTGTATCTACGTGCAGATGCAACAGAAGGATTTAATGGTGGTTATCACTATAGTAGTCGTGGAATCATAAAAAAG CTTCCGGAATCTCCCAACTTTAAGGTCAAGTTGACACTTGATGTTAAACAAGGAGGAGGAGCGAACAGTCAATTTTATCTCCTTGACATAGGAAGCTGCTGGAAGAACAATGGAGACCCCTGTGATGGTAATGTTCTGACAGATGTGACAAGATACAGCGAAATGATAATAAATCCAGCAACTACAAGCTGGTGCCGCCCAGATAATCTGGTCTCCTGCCCGCCTTATCATGTTAGTCCTACTGGcgagaaaatatatagaaatgaGACATCTCGGTTTCCCTATTCTGCATATCATCTCTACTGCAGCCCAGGAAATGCCAAATATCGGGAGGAACCGTATGATATCTGTGACCCATATAGCAATCCACAGGCACAGGAACTGGTGCAAATTCTTCCACATCCTGAATGGGCTGTACATGGCTATCCCAAAAAGAAAGGAGATGGGTGGATTGGAGACCCTAGGACTTGGGTGCTTGATGTGGGGGCTCTCTCTAGTCGGTTATATTTCTACCAG GATCCAGGGACAAAACCAGCACGGCGTGTATGGTCTTCACTTAATGTTGGCACAGAAATATATGTTAGCCCTGCAGGGGTGACTGCAGAATGGACTGTTAGTGATTTTGATGTATTGGTTCCTGAACATGTTACTACCAGTTGTGATGGTTTTTATTGA